From the Trichocoleus desertorum ATA4-8-CV12 genome, one window contains:
- a CDS encoding undecaprenyl-diphosphate phosphatase codes for MELFQAFILGIVQGVTEFLPISSTAHLQVFTKAMGWSTVGAKPFVATIQFGSVIAVLIYFWSDVSSIFVGGWQAAQKRDWQREEWKLLVGIVVGTIPAIAGGYLLKKALNDNGSLINSMATIAIASIVMSLLLGAAEKFGSRKRSFESLQIQDGILIGLGQMLALVPGVSRSGSTLTTALFLGLERQAAARFSFLLGLPTLAIATLYQFFKEALGQMDLSLVLVGTISAFVFSYLSIAWLLRYLQNCNTWIFVWYRLGFGATILAALAAGVLRNT; via the coding sequence ATGGAGCTGTTTCAAGCCTTCATCTTAGGCATTGTGCAAGGCGTTACAGAGTTCTTACCCATTAGTAGTACCGCCCACCTCCAGGTCTTCACCAAAGCGATGGGTTGGTCAACGGTAGGAGCTAAACCGTTTGTCGCGACGATTCAGTTTGGCAGTGTGATTGCAGTCTTGATCTACTTCTGGTCTGATGTCAGCAGCATTTTTGTTGGGGGATGGCAAGCGGCCCAAAAGCGGGACTGGCAACGGGAGGAATGGAAGCTCTTGGTCGGGATTGTGGTGGGCACTATTCCAGCCATAGCAGGTGGCTATTTGCTCAAAAAGGCACTAAACGACAACGGTTCTTTGATCAATAGTATGGCGACGATCGCGATCGCTTCGATTGTTATGTCCCTACTGCTAGGAGCGGCGGAGAAGTTTGGGAGTCGGAAGCGCAGTTTTGAGTCTTTGCAAATTCAAGACGGGATTCTGATTGGTTTGGGACAAATGCTAGCTTTAGTACCCGGTGTTTCTCGCTCAGGCTCTACCTTAACCACAGCGCTATTTTTAGGTTTGGAGCGGCAAGCGGCTGCTAGATTCTCTTTTTTACTGGGGTTGCCCACTTTAGCGATCGCGACCTTATATCAGTTTTTTAAGGAAGCGCTGGGCCAAATGGATTTGTCTTTGGTCTTAGTAGGCACCATTTCAGCCTTTGTCTTTTCTTACCTGTCTATCGCCTGGTTATTGCGCTATCTGCAAAACTGCAACACCTGGATCTTTGTTTGGTATCGGTTAGGATTTGGGGCAACCATTTTAGCAGCGCTCGCCGCTGGTGTTTTACGTAACACCTGA
- a CDS encoding DUF3120 domain-containing protein: MVDSASERSSTPIWQLRLGQTWAMLLAAVFLVAVPVFVQAPLVRWFPELSLLMTGGWLGLSLILMARDRTQLWGDLLFGFTWSWLAGSIYWGWFRWEPLLHLPIEAIGLPVAIWCLLRQWGKVGNFFYLGSLFGTVVTDLYFYIVDLIPHWRQLMQVDPALALPIFQNAIAQMRTPWGAGWAAVLGITLLVVGLLPLRSQKPHWWAFGGAVLSTILVDGLFWLVASAA, from the coding sequence ATGGTTGATTCAGCCTCAGAAAGGTCATCTACCCCAATTTGGCAGTTACGACTGGGTCAAACCTGGGCCATGCTTCTGGCGGCTGTATTTCTAGTAGCAGTCCCAGTGTTTGTTCAGGCTCCTTTGGTACGCTGGTTTCCAGAATTAAGTTTGCTCATGACTGGGGGGTGGCTTGGTCTCAGTTTAATTCTGATGGCTCGCGATCGCACTCAGCTTTGGGGAGATTTGCTCTTCGGATTTACCTGGAGTTGGCTGGCAGGCTCGATTTACTGGGGATGGTTTCGTTGGGAGCCGTTGCTGCACCTACCCATCGAAGCAATTGGTTTGCCTGTGGCCATTTGGTGCTTGCTGCGCCAGTGGGGAAAAGTAGGAAACTTTTTTTATTTAGGATCTCTATTTGGCACGGTTGTTACCGACCTTTATTTCTATATCGTGGATCTAATTCCCCATTGGCGGCAGTTGATGCAGGTTGATCCCGCGTTAGCATTACCAATTTTCCAGAATGCGATCGCCCAGATGCGCACACCCTGGGGAGCAGGTTGGGCAGCGGTGTTGGGGATCACCTTGTTGGTGGTGGGATTATTGCCACTCCGCTCTCAGAAACCCCATTGGTGGGCTTTTGGCGGAGCTGTGCTGAGCACAATCTTAGTAGATGGTTTATTCTGGTTGGTAGCTTCTGCGGCTTAA
- a CDS encoding adenylate/guanylate cyclase domain-containing protein — protein sequence MVTFQSTPHLVLRSDAGDRYLPLVGSSCWTVGRSDDNNFVLPDRWISRNHAMLQCMETGEFYLIDLGSRNGSFVNGRRVSVPVTLQNGDQLTFGQTELEFYCPSPEHLTDPSMGLDSKEFTATATLHVRRLISVLVVDIRDFTGLTRQLDEKILSEVIGTWFRRAGEIIREHGSWVDKYIGDAVMAVWIHGTQGISPEEMLRIFSALSALHKMTSELYDQYPLPFPLRIGAGINTGFAMVGNTGSGDRPDYTALGDTVNAAFRLESATKEIRLDVALGETTYKHVPLSPTHPAPFQEHTVHLKGYDVPTLTHACSFADLNQFLQMQEQSLVPDNEGSEV from the coding sequence GTGGTGACTTTTCAATCCACTCCTCATTTAGTGCTCCGTTCAGATGCAGGTGATCGCTATCTTCCATTAGTCGGCAGTAGTTGCTGGACTGTTGGTCGAAGCGATGACAACAATTTTGTGCTGCCCGATCGCTGGATCTCCCGGAACCATGCGATGCTTCAATGCATGGAAACGGGCGAGTTCTATCTCATTGACCTGGGAAGCCGTAATGGCTCATTTGTAAATGGCCGCCGAGTTAGTGTTCCCGTGACGCTACAAAACGGCGACCAGCTTACCTTTGGTCAGACAGAATTAGAGTTTTACTGTCCCTCGCCAGAGCACCTCACTGATCCCTCCATGGGGTTGGACTCAAAAGAATTTACCGCGACTGCGACCTTGCATGTCCGACGTCTGATCTCCGTTCTGGTAGTGGATATTCGTGACTTTACAGGGCTGACTCGCCAACTAGATGAAAAAATTCTCTCTGAGGTGATTGGAACTTGGTTCCGTCGGGCCGGAGAAATTATTCGCGAACACGGCAGTTGGGTAGATAAATACATCGGGGATGCGGTGATGGCGGTCTGGATTCATGGAACTCAAGGCATCAGCCCTGAGGAGATGCTCCGCATTTTTAGTGCGCTAAGTGCCCTCCACAAGATGACGAGTGAGCTGTACGACCAATATCCCCTGCCATTTCCACTGCGAATTGGGGCTGGCATTAATACTGGCTTTGCAATGGTTGGCAATACAGGCAGCGGCGATCGCCCCGACTACACAGCTCTGGGAGATACAGTGAATGCCGCCTTCCGCCTAGAATCAGCTACTAAGGAAATTCGCTTGGATGTAGCTTTGGGAGAGACCACTTACAAACATGTACCCCTCTCTCCCACGCATCCAGCCCCTTTCCAAGAACATACTGTGCATTTAAAGGGCTATGATGTGCCGACCCTAACCCATGCCTGTTCTTTTGCAGATCTCAATCAGTTTTTGCAGATGCAAGAGCAAAGTTTGGTGCCAGACAACGAAGGTTCTGAAGTTTAG
- the psbU gene encoding photosystem II complex extrinsic protein PsbU: protein MKRFVRWLSVLSLLVGCLGWLGLPQQAIAADLSRLALQPIPVLAAEVAPRNAVDDKRAAVGDKIDLNNTNVRAFLQYPGLYPTLARAIVKNAPYEKVENVLDLPGLSERQKETLQANFKNFTVTEPDFALTEGDDRFNNGIYR from the coding sequence ATGAAACGCTTTGTTCGCTGGCTATCAGTTCTCAGTTTATTAGTGGGTTGCCTGGGATGGCTAGGGCTACCCCAACAAGCGATCGCTGCAGATTTAAGCCGTTTAGCTTTGCAACCTATTCCGGTTTTAGCTGCTGAGGTTGCTCCCCGTAATGCCGTAGATGACAAGCGGGCCGCTGTGGGTGACAAGATTGACCTCAACAACACGAATGTTCGGGCCTTCTTGCAATATCCTGGTTTGTATCCCACCTTGGCTCGCGCAATCGTCAAGAACGCACCTTATGAGAAGGTAGAAAATGTGCTCGATCTACCTGGCTTAAGCGAGCGTCAGAAAGAGACCTTGCAGGCGAATTTCAAGAACTTCACTGTGACCGAACCAGATTTTGCTTTGACCGAGGGCGACGATCGCTTCAACAACGGTATCTATCGCTAA
- the nadB gene encoding L-aspartate oxidase, whose translation MIDDREQFLLDTSLPPQAAAPAQIPDFTQQFDVLVVGAGAAGLYSALCLPAAFQVGLITKDTLSLSASDWAQGGIAAAIAPDDSTALHIADTIQAGAGLCDPQAVEFLTENASDCIRSLVEMGVAFDRHDGELALTLEAAHSRRRVLHAADTTGRAVVNTLTAKVLERKNIQVFPQTFALSLWIDPQTQRCQGISLIHQGQVIWVRAAAVVLATGGGGQVFAQTTNPDLSTGDGVAIAWRAGAVLRDLEFVQFHPTALTKPGAPRFLISEAVRGEGAHLVDTQGHRFAFEYHPAGELAPRDVVSRAIFNHLQQTESDPASAHVLLDLRPIPDATIRHRFPNIIQVCQQWGVDVFQEPIPVTPAAHYWMGGVVTDTMSHTSITGLYAVGETTSTGVHGANRLASNSLLECLVYGAQLAHIELNAIELDLHREKLVTTDLARYNPDPTDWQRQQAAIATIRQELPRCMWQSAGICREENTLLAAIAQVEAWQAEFAALPLSQFLLNLPPAQTASLGLPEADLAIRTWSETQNLLDVGYLILKSALFRTESRGGHYRVDFPQPDPHWQVQTLVQAHRWWIAPISAASD comes from the coding sequence ATGATTGACGACAGGGAGCAATTTTTATTGGATACTTCGTTACCTCCTCAAGCTGCGGCTCCAGCTCAAATTCCTGACTTTACTCAACAATTTGATGTCCTAGTCGTTGGTGCAGGGGCAGCGGGACTCTACTCCGCCCTTTGCCTACCAGCGGCGTTCCAAGTGGGCTTAATCACCAAAGATACCTTGTCCCTGTCGGCAAGTGATTGGGCACAAGGGGGCATTGCTGCCGCGATCGCGCCGGATGATTCGACTGCCCTCCACATTGCAGATACCATCCAGGCAGGAGCAGGACTGTGTGATCCCCAAGCAGTAGAATTTTTGACTGAGAATGCCTCGGATTGCATTCGGTCCTTGGTAGAGATGGGAGTGGCCTTCGATCGCCATGACGGAGAACTCGCTTTGACCCTGGAAGCAGCCCATTCCCGGCGACGAGTCTTGCACGCGGCAGACACTACAGGACGCGCAGTCGTCAACACACTTACGGCAAAAGTACTAGAGCGCAAAAATATTCAAGTCTTTCCACAAACGTTTGCTCTGAGCTTGTGGATTGATCCCCAGACTCAACGCTGCCAGGGAATTAGCCTGATCCACCAAGGGCAAGTGATTTGGGTGCGAGCCGCTGCTGTAGTTTTGGCAACAGGTGGCGGTGGGCAGGTGTTTGCCCAAACGACCAATCCTGACTTGAGTACGGGGGATGGAGTGGCGATCGCTTGGCGTGCGGGTGCTGTGCTGCGAGATTTAGAATTTGTCCAGTTTCACCCCACAGCCCTAACGAAGCCTGGAGCCCCCCGATTTTTGATTAGTGAAGCGGTTCGAGGGGAAGGGGCGCACCTAGTAGATACACAAGGCCATCGGTTTGCTTTTGAGTACCATCCTGCGGGAGAACTGGCTCCTAGAGATGTGGTCAGTCGCGCCATTTTTAATCACTTACAACAGACCGAATCAGACCCCGCTAGTGCTCACGTGTTGCTTGATTTAAGACCCATTCCCGACGCAACCATACGGCATCGGTTTCCTAACATCATTCAGGTCTGCCAGCAGTGGGGTGTCGATGTGTTTCAGGAGCCTATTCCTGTGACCCCTGCGGCCCATTACTGGATGGGTGGAGTGGTAACCGATACAATGAGCCACACCTCGATTACAGGGCTATATGCGGTGGGGGAAACGACTAGTACAGGGGTGCATGGAGCCAATCGTTTGGCAAGCAACTCACTGTTAGAGTGCCTAGTCTACGGGGCGCAATTGGCCCATATTGAGTTGAATGCAATAGAGCTTGATCTCCACAGGGAGAAGCTTGTGACGACCGACCTAGCTCGCTACAACCCCGACCCAACCGATTGGCAGCGTCAGCAAGCCGCGATCGCCACGATTCGCCAAGAGTTACCCCGTTGCATGTGGCAAAGCGCCGGAATCTGCCGCGAGGAAAACACGCTGCTGGCTGCGATCGCGCAAGTCGAAGCATGGCAAGCAGAATTTGCCGCCTTGCCCTTAAGCCAATTCTTGCTGAACTTACCACCTGCTCAAACTGCGAGCTTGGGGTTGCCAGAGGCCGATTTAGCCATACGGACTTGGAGCGAAACCCAAAATCTCTTGGATGTGGGCTACTTGATTCTAAAAAGTGCTCTGTTTCGCACCGAGAGCCGAGGGGGACACTATCGAGTTGACTTTCCGCAACCTGACCCGCATTGGCAAGTTCAGACTTTAGTCCAAGCTCACCGCTGGTGGATTGCCCCAATTTCAGCCGCCTCAGACTAG